The following coding sequences lie in one Syngnathus scovelli strain Florida chromosome 1, RoL_Ssco_1.2, whole genome shotgun sequence genomic window:
- the ran gene encoding GTP-binding nuclear protein Ran has product MSLDDSAVVTFKLVLVGDGGTGKTTFVKRHLTGEFEKKYVATLGVEVHPLTFHTNRGAIRFNVWDTAGQEKFGGLRDGYYIQAQCAIIMFDVTSRVTYKNVPNWHRDLVRVCENIPIVLCGNKVDIKDRKVKAKSIVFHRKKNLQYYDISAKSNYNFEKPFLWLAKKLAGDPNMEFVEMPALAPPEVAMDPAMAAKYEEELQVASQTALPEEDDDL; this is encoded by the exons ATGTCCCTGGATGATAGTGCAGTGGTTACTTTTAAG CTTGTGCTGGTGGGTGATGGAGGCACCGGCAAAACAACCTTTGTGAAGAGACATCTTACAGGAGAGTTTGAAAAGAAATATGTTG CTACTTTGGGAGTGGAGGTGCACCCACTGACTTTTCACACAAATAGAGGCGCCATCAGGTTTAATGTGTGGGACACAGCTGGCCAGGAGAAGTTTGGAGGCCTGAGAGATGGCTACTATATTCAAG CCCAGTGTGCCATCATCATGTTTGATGTCACTTCACGCGTCACCTACAAGAATGTGCCTAACTGGCATCGTGATCTGGTGCGCGTGTGTGAAAACATTCCCATTGTGCTCTGCGGTAACAAGGTCGACATCAAAGACAGGAAAGTCAAAGCCAAAAGTATCGTCTTTCACCGCAAGAAGAACCTGCAG TACTACGACATTTCTGCCAAGAGTAACTATAATTTTGAGAAGCCTTTCCTGTGGCTGGCAAAGAAATTAGCCGGGGATCCCAACATGGAGTTTGTAGAAATGCCTGCTCTCGCTCCCCCTGAAGTTGCAATGGACCCAGCCATGGCTGCCAAGTATGAGGAGGAGCTTCAA GTTGCCTCACAAACGGCACTCCCAGAGGAAGACGATGACCTCTAA
- the ndufs8b gene encoding NADH:ubiquinone oxidoreductase core subunit S8b isoform X2, translating into MSASLGQRLLHCYSKTGSFGCTSVRPFSVGVQRSGFKYVNAVEPQTDLKSITDRAATTLLWTELFRGLGMTMSYLFREPATINYPFEKGPLSPRFRGEHALRRYPSGEERCIACKLCEAICPAQAITIEAETRADGSRRTTRYDIDMTKCIYCGFCQEACPVDAIVEGPNFEFSTETHEELLYNKEKLLNNGDKWEAEIAANIQADYLYR; encoded by the exons ATGTCTGCCTCACTGGGTCAGCGCCTTCTCCACTGCTACTCCAAGACAG GCTCGTTTGGGTGCACTAGTGTACGTCCCTTCAGCGTTGGTGTGCAACGTAGTGGCTTCA AGTATGTAAATGCTGTGGAGCCGCAGACAGACCTCAAGTCCATCACTGACCGTGCTGCAACGACTCTCCTATGGACCGAACTCTTCAGAG GATTGGGTATGACCATGAGTTACCTCTTCCGTGAACCGGCAACCATCAATTATCCCTTTGAGAAGGGTCCCCTCTCACCTCGCTTCCGTGGAGAGCACGCCCTCCGTCGCTACCCCAGCGGGGAGGAGCGCTGCATTGCTTGCAAGCTCTGTGAGGCCATCTGCCCCGCTCAG GCCATCACCATTGAGGCTGAGACTCGAGCTGACGGCAGCAGGAGGACCACGCGCTACGACATTGATATGACCAAGTGCATCTACTGTGGCTTCTGCCAGGAAGCCTGCCCTGTGGATGCCATTGTTGAG GGTCCGAACTTTGAATTTTCAACTGAAACCCATGAGGAACTGCTGTACAACAAGGAGAAGCTGCTTAACAATGGAGACAAATGGGAGGCTGAGATTGCAGCCAACATCCAAGCAGACTACCTCTACAGATAG
- the ndufs8b gene encoding NADH:ubiquinone oxidoreductase core subunit S8b isoform X1, translating to MRCRAFKFCSVQLPPQTVMQLMSASLGQRLLHCYSKTGSFGCTSVRPFSVGVQRSGFKYVNAVEPQTDLKSITDRAATTLLWTELFRGLGMTMSYLFREPATINYPFEKGPLSPRFRGEHALRRYPSGEERCIACKLCEAICPAQAITIEAETRADGSRRTTRYDIDMTKCIYCGFCQEACPVDAIVEGPNFEFSTETHEELLYNKEKLLNNGDKWEAEIAANIQADYLYR from the exons atgcgctgcagggccttcaagttctgttcagtgcagttaccaccccagacagtgatgcaactg ATGTCTGCCTCACTGGGTCAGCGCCTTCTCCACTGCTACTCCAAGACAG GCTCGTTTGGGTGCACTAGTGTACGTCCCTTCAGCGTTGGTGTGCAACGTAGTGGCTTCA AGTATGTAAATGCTGTGGAGCCGCAGACAGACCTCAAGTCCATCACTGACCGTGCTGCAACGACTCTCCTATGGACCGAACTCTTCAGAG GATTGGGTATGACCATGAGTTACCTCTTCCGTGAACCGGCAACCATCAATTATCCCTTTGAGAAGGGTCCCCTCTCACCTCGCTTCCGTGGAGAGCACGCCCTCCGTCGCTACCCCAGCGGGGAGGAGCGCTGCATTGCTTGCAAGCTCTGTGAGGCCATCTGCCCCGCTCAG GCCATCACCATTGAGGCTGAGACTCGAGCTGACGGCAGCAGGAGGACCACGCGCTACGACATTGATATGACCAAGTGCATCTACTGTGGCTTCTGCCAGGAAGCCTGCCCTGTGGATGCCATTGTTGAG GGTCCGAACTTTGAATTTTCAACTGAAACCCATGAGGAACTGCTGTACAACAAGGAGAAGCTGCTTAACAATGGAGACAAATGGGAGGCTGAGATTGCAGCCAACATCCAAGCAGACTACCTCTACAGATAG